The nucleotide sequence CCTGACCTATACGCTGATTTGTGAAGTGGATTTTgaaggttttgtttttaatgggaTTCGCTTCATGACAGATTCTTTACACTCGTAGTTAGGCATATGCCGATGACCTGCGGTGTGCGACGTGTGCGTGCgcgcaaaaaaaatatttccatcTTTCAATTTTTCTGTGATCAATCTGTAaaagtttttaataataataataaaaaaaagtacacaacGTGCCTTACACCACATTGAAGACCGGTGTCCAGACAGTTAAGCTGCTGGTGTACGGTGGACATTGCGTACAGTTCATTTTCATCTGCACTATTGCTTTAATAAATAGGATCGATGACCATCAGCATATGCCTACTCCTACTGTAAAGATCTGGAGCCATCACTTCAAGTTGATGAATGTAAATCAGGTGAACTGAAGTCTTCAGGATGGACAGAAGTGATTAAATAACCTAGCTATTTCACGTCTGCATGGAAATGTGTTTTAGTCCCTAAAACCTAAACAACCTGCTCATCTGAAAaataccccccacacacacactgctacagtatctagaaatgactttttttttggcacCTCCAGAAACCTTGTCACTATTTCTCCACTAAGAAGTTCCTGCTCCCTGGGCACAcgttattttatataaaaggtCCAGTTGGCATTGAGAGGAAATTTGACGTGCCCATGGGGGCACTGCTGTTATGGGACCAGTGGACTTTTTGGTGGTGTCGCAGGTTGGACTTGCTGGAGAATCGTTTGTCGCACTGCTGGCATGAGAAGGGTTTTTCCTTGGTGTGGATGCGACGGTGGCACACGAGCTGTGTGGAAACGCGAAACGCTTTCCCGCAGTCGGCGCACTGGTACCTCTTGGGCTCAGTGTGTATGCGGCGGTGGTTTTTGTACGCCATCAGGTTGGAGAATTCTTTCTGACAGGGGCTGCAGTAGTAGGTGCCAGACTTGTGACTGTTTTTGTGGTTGAGTAGGGAGCTGGCGTGGCGGTACCCACGTCCGCACTGATCGCAGACGTGTGACTTGCGGCTCGCATCGTTGCAGCCGCGCTGCGGCGGATTCTGGTGACAGGCCTGCATCAGGGTCAGGTCGAGCCCAGAACTCCATCCGAGGTCGGAACTGCCGCCAGAGGAACCTTCCGGAGTCTGCTGGTGGGAGTAGTGTGAGGATTTCTGAGCTCGTCCGTGATGCATCTGCAGGTGCAATCGGAAGCTGGTCTGACTCGGTAACGTGCGCTGGCACTGCGTGCACGTGAATTCGTGCTCTTTCTGGTGGAGCCGGCTGTGGTTCTGAAGGTGAGAGAAAACACGGAACGCCTTGCCACATTCCGCACAGCGGTGCCGCCGCAACTCCGAATGGATCCGGCGGTGATTTTTCAGAGCGAGCAGGTTGGGGTAGGTCTTGAGGCACACAGCGCAGTGATAGATGCcgacggtgtgtgtgtttttgtggttcAGCAGAGAGCTGGCGTGACGGTACGAACGGCCGCACTGCTCACATCTGTgaaggaaagaagagaaaaccATAAATCTCTTGCTCTGACTTCTAAAAGCTTATCATATTAGTGACCTAGATTAATCTGTATGTGAAATAGCCTGACATTGCAAAGCTGACTTATGTATTTACAGGTATATGATCTTTAATCCAGCTGccaaaaacatttacaatgTCCCAATATGGACAAGAACAAAATTTGGTAGATTTAATTGCTAAAATAATTAATAGTAAACATTCTTTACAAGGTAGTCCTTTCTACTACTTCATGTAAACAGTCAACATAAATTTTCATGTAGCCAACAGAAAACAAACCTGATCATGACGATCTGCAAAGagaatttactttttttttttttttaaagcactttaTGTTAGTGAAACATGTGTTATTGGTGATTAGTAGATGTATTGGTGATACAGAATTGCAGAAGGAAATAAAGTTGTTTTATACACATGAAAAGTCCCATGACTGGGTCTGCTTGTCACCGAGAGTCTGACTGGGACCACCACATTTTATTTACTCATGTCTCGGGAGACACAGATTCTGGTGAGATTGTTTGGCTCCCACAGTTAATGAGCTAGTCACAAAAGAACAGTGCAAACACTGCTTTGAAATAATATCAATGAAAAACAGCAATAAGTATATCAAGAAGACAAGAACATCTAACTATTCAGTATACAAGTTAAAATTATGGCAGCCTAATATGCTACAGCATAATGCTAACTGAAAGTAAAGGGGTGGTGGGGTAACTTATCTGGTCTCCACTAATCATACTGTCCAAACTTCAGAAAAATCCGAATTCCGGCACGCGAATGGTCCCGAGGAAGCCGGATTGGAGATCATATACCTGTAATAGACACGTAGAGACCCGTGTGATCTTTACTAAGTTCACTTCAGAAATCAACGAACAACTAGACGTAAAAACTCACGTGAACCGGCACTCTTCCGCCCCTTCTCTCGAAGTGCTTGAAGTGTCCTTCCTCCTGTACTCCATGCCTACCTGGTTGTCCCCGCAGCGGTGCCTGGCCAGCCCAGAGCGCCCCTGGAAGCTCTTCCCGCAGGTGGGGCATCCGAATCGGGCATGTCCTTCCTCGTGGACCCTCTGATGGTTGCGCAGGAATCGGGCCAGTCGGAAGGCTTTCCCACAGGTGGAGCAGATGTGCCTCTTCTTCTGCGTGTGGATGCGCATGTGGTTGCGCAGTGCCATGTAGTTGGTGTAGGGCTTGTCACAGTAGGAGCAGCTGAAGTTGCCCGTCTTGTGCGTGTTCTTGTGGTTCAGAAGGCTGCTGGCGTGCTTGTATGAGCAGCCACAGAGGTCGCAGGAGAAAGGTCGCTCCTCGCGTTCTGGAGATCCCAGGTCTCCAGAGTCCATGGTCAAACCAGAGCTGTTGAGGGAGGCTGAAGAGGAAGGAAGCTGGGCACTGCAGTTATGCGAAGCGAGGTCGGAAGAGGATCGAAAACATTCAGAGCACCCGTTGCACTCGTAACTCGGAGGGGGAGGGGCCATTGGCGGCGGCACACTCGGGCCTGGAAGGTCTTTGCAAAGTTGGTTGGTAGTGTGAGTTTCAAGCTGCCTCTGGTTCCTAAACCCACGTCCACAGTCTTGGCAAGAGTACTTCTTGAGAGCAAAATGCATACGCAAGTGGTTCTTCATAGCCAGGCGGTTAGGGTAAGTGGAGTTGCAAACATTGCAATGGTACTCTCCGATCTTGTGCAGATTTTTGTGATTGGCCAGACTGCCAGCGTGTCGATAGGTGCGGCCACACTGATCACAGGCAAAAGGGCGTCGCCCGCTTCCATCGTCCACTTGCTGGGCTCTCGCCCCAGCGTATGGCTTCTTAAAACCTTGCGGCTGGCCATAATTGGGCATCATCTGGGAAGGGTTCTGCATTTTGGGGTCCCCCATTCTCATCGGCTGCATCTGAGAAGGTCCCCCCTCATAACGTGCTCCGTTGTGTTGATTCATGCTTCGGATGCGCTGATCTTGACCGCCTGTTTTGGCTCGGTGCTCTTCGTGCAGACGAAGATGGTTGATGAGTTGCTTTTGGATCTTGAAGGCTTTGCCACACTCCTCACACTTGTGCCTACAACacagagaaagggaaaaaaacacacaaaaccagaAATGGTGAGAGGAGAGCCATGTCACAACATACAATATAAAATGACAACCACCATAAAAGCAATGCAGCACACAGCATGAACATCTTACAAATACAGAGATGACTACACAAGAGCTCAAATGGGACAGATGTAGTGCAGTACatattgtgtctgtgtgcatgtgtgcgcgcatgtgtgtgagaaagagaaagagagcgagtgagtgttgccctcatctttttttttaatagaatggGTTGTACACATTTCTTTAAGATTCACAATTGGAttcaaattgtatttttttttttgtttcagtgatGACCTGGATAATCACGAGTGGGGAACTCAATACATACACAGTCAAAGTATGCAAAGAGAACTACACAGTTAGAGTATAATAGGGCACATGCAATGCTGGCTAACCTCTTTAAGTCAAAATGAGTCCTCTGGTGGTTCTTGAGGGCCAGCAGGTTGTAGTAGCGTTTTTGGCAGACAAGGCAGCGGAAGACCCCAGTCTTGTGCGATTTCTTGTGGTTCAGAAGGGAGCATGGATGCCTGTAACCTCTCCCACATTGGTCGCACCTATGTGGCCGATCGTCTGAGCCAGACATTTGCCGGTGGCCCACAGCACTGCTACTGgtcccagcaccaccactcATCCCTTTAGCTCCGTTCAAGTCTTTGCTCAGCACTCCGCCTCTCCCCTTGCCTGGGCACAGGTGAGTGATCAGGTGATGGCGATCTGCAAAGAACATGCCACAGTCAACGCAAATGTggttccttccatccattttgcCATTAGCACTAGAGCTGCCGCCCCCCAAGCCCTGTCCAGAGCCACCCGGTCGAGGAGGTCCGTGGACCAATTGGTGATTAAGAAGGTCGTGTTTTTTACTGAAAGTCTGGCCACATATACTACAAACCAGAAGACTGGCTTGACTACCCTCTTGCCGCCTCCTCCACTCTTGCTCACCTACAGGTGAAAGGGAGGAGGAAGGTCCGGCACCTTGGTTCATGCCATGGCTGCGCAAGTGGCTACGAAGGGCCCGAAGACTTGCGTAATGGTTCCCACAGACTGTGCACTGGTAAacttcaccatcttcttctttttcttcgaTTCTCTTAGACTGGCTTCCTCCATACTGCTCATGTCCACGTCGGTGCCGGTTGCCTTCTTTGAGACTAGAACTGCTTGCTGGCAAAGACGTACCACTCGAACTGTGAAAGCCCATGTTTCCCATGTAGCCATTGGACATACCGCCCTGTTCAGCACACATGTTCCGGTCCGACTGGCGACTGTTCTGCGGATGGCCAGAGTTGCCTTGAGCCAGTGAACCATCAAAGCGGTCATGGAACTCCAGTGAATCGAGTCCGCTGCTATGGCCACTGTCTGGTACGAAATGGGCGGCATCGCTGAGATTACCAGAAAGTGAGATGGGTGTCGTTGTGCCATTCTCCTGATCCTGAGAATGCACAAACCCTTGTTGGGAATCGAGGCCCGTCATGGGCTCAGAAGAGAGCCAGTCACCTTCTGAGTTCATACCCTGAGAGTTTGAGCGGGATTTGTGACTGCGGAGGTGGCTGTGGAGTGCTGCAAGGTGTGGATACTCCTTACAGCAAATGGTGCACTGGTACTGTCCTGTTTGATGACAGCGCTTGTGATTGACAAGGCTCCCTGCATGCCGATAGCTCTTTCCGCACTCTTGACACTTGAACCTGCGGTCTGCGTCATCAATGGATGAGGACTGCTGCTGGGATCTGGATTCCCCACTAGGTGAGGATACAGATGGCTGGGAGTTGGAGCCCAGGCCATCTGAGCTTAGGATTGAGGATACCACTTGGGCATGTGGTGGGGGGTGAGATTCGTGGGTTAAGTAGTGCAGTTTGAGACTTTCCACATCGGAATGTCCAGACCCACAGTATGCACATGTATAAATGGGATTGTTGACAGGAGGACCTAGCATCTGATCATAACGCTTGTCTGGTAAAGGGGGAAGTGGAAGAGGGTCGCCAAGAGCTGGGGTGTATGGATTGACTGCCGGGGAACGAACAGTGCTGAGATTGTGTGGCACGATCCCTGGGAAACTACGTGTCAGCCCCAACGACGACGATGCAGCATTATGCAACAGGATGTGCTCCTGAAAGTCACTCTTACTGGGTAAAGAAACCTGGCACAGGTGGCAAAAGCAGGCTGCCAAGTCGTCGTTTTGTGAGGCAGGGGGGCGATGTTCGGATGACACCTCAGGCACGAGGCTTCCCATGGACATCCCAGGAGGCTTGAACTTGGAATGGGTGCGCTCATGTGCCCCAAGCGCTGCCAGATTGCTGAACTGCTTGTAACAGACGGTACACTTGTAAGTGCCTTCCTGATGGGACTTCTTGTGGTTGACCAAGCTGCCGTGGTGCCTGTAGGTCCTGTCACACTGGTCACACTTGAATGGTCTGTCCCAAGCATCTTCGGACCCTGGAGACTTCTGCTTGTCGTGGTCGTGGCCCGCCatcatgctgctgctgctgctgttcagGCCCCGGTAACCTGTGTCAGAAAGATCTTGTGCTAAGCCATAATCCCTatcttcatcaacaccatcctCATTCTCCTCTTCAGCTTGTGCACTAGGAGACAGAGTGTGAATGCGAAGGTGGTTCTTCAGGGCTATTGCATTGGGTAGTGTTCTGGTACACACTGGGCACTGGAATGAACCCAGCTCGTGGGACTTTTTGTGCGACGCCAAGCTACTGGCATGCTTGAAAATTCGTCCACACTGTTCACATTCAAATCTGCCAATTGCTTCTTGGTGATAGTGGGCTTTCATATGCTCCAGAAGGCTAGGTGTACTTGGGCATATCATGTCGCATTCTTTGCAAGGAAAACCCTTGGCACGATTCATATCATGCATAGCCATGATGAGAAATTTGAAATGGAAGGGGAAAATGTCCACATAAAATGATCCTCGAACATAGAAGAAAGGGGGGGCAATGTGTGATGCTCAGCTCTCTGCTTCTGTGGTATCAGCCATTTTACCTGGGAGGCAGATTTTTCGCTCCAGTCAGCCTTTCAAATCCACTCGGATCCCGGCAGTTCAGAGAGCGTCTGGACAGATGCGGGGCACCAGATGAGGGAGACTACGaagacacaaaagaaaaaaaagggacatAAAAAAATTCTAAGGATTTTGAAAGCCTTTAAAATATGAAGTAAGCTCCAAAAAAAACTTGATAACTTTTTTGGAAAAGCCAAATGATGTGCACGTGCAAGTGATGTTAACGTGATAATACGAGGTTAAAGTGATATTTAGACTTCCAACTTCAGTCTAGCTTGAGAATATCTGAGGAATTCTGAACTCAACAGAAAAAGTGCCATGCAAATTCAATGAACAGAACATCAATTGTTAATGTATTTACACCTACAGTTTAGCATAACGAGCTAGTTCAGAATCACAGCAGAAACAAAGGAATTACAGAATTGCTGGTCTGGATATTTTTGGATGGCAATTCTTCACTAGCTTATACATTGATCCATTAAAAGTGAATGGTCTGAGTACTTCTTTTATATCCCACATGTTAAggttgttacagtgtgtggaTTCAGAGTCTGCTAGGCGTTAGAAAGTACAGAGACACTTGACACCCACTCCAGTCCGCTGCCTGCCAGTGTCTGTTGTACATTGGATCGGATTCCACATTCCAACTTCTGGAGGTCTGGGCTACAATTTGGACCACCATGATGGCATAAGGTGCCACCACAACTCAAAGAAACACCCATTATTCACCATATAGTCCAGTAAAAATCTTACTAGTTTTGAGTCCTAAACAGATTACAGGATGTGCCTGAATATTTCCTAGAGTGTATGTGGAATCAGTTTTAACAGGCCAGAGTCTCAGGGCTCAGTGTAGATCTGGATTCATTTAAACCTCCAGCTGTTCCCATACAAGTACAATGATGGAATTTAAAGAAATCATAACTCTACTGCAAATGCATTCAAGTAATGTCAAAAGTGAGATTTTGTGACTAGGACAAAATGTCCACCTCTTTGTTTAATTCACGCTTACCAGCTTTGTGAACTCAGAAATCTCCAAATTTACAGTAtgggacacaaacacactcaaaagaCTAAACGATCTGATGTAGATTTATTCTACGGTTTATTTAATGGTTATGAGGGTTGTCACAATAACCAAATTGTCACTTTATATTTACTGTAAGTCTGACATGACATGAATGCATGGTGAGAGacaggatttttcttttatttatcacCTTCAGCTCCTTGTGATAAAATGAATGCATTTACATCACAAACATTTGATTTAACGCCATTTAAGAAAAAGTTCTGAACCAAAGTATTCCAGCAGATGATCCCGGAGTAATCACGAGCAGAGTGTATTATGGTGATGCCACACATTCTGCACGTTTTGCATGTCCATCTGAATTCTTTTGCTCCATCAATTGTGTTaaaagactctctcacacacacacacacacacacacacacacacacagtgaaacgcCAGATGGGTCCAGAGTCACAAAACGATCATGTTACATTTACACCCTCCCGTGTAGTGGGAACTGggagggaaagtgtgtgtgtgtactttattTCCAGGTCACTGGACGGTTGTAATAAATTCAAACGGAAGTGAATTTTCTGACACAAGCTACAATCACATgtcaatattataatatattaatattttaataaatagatatGAAAGAAGCGTCACATTTCAGCACATTTCGATATTTATTCACAGGGTAAAATCCACACTGTGGCTTGACTGTGGATTGATCAGTGTACCTGAAAAGGAGGTCCTTAAGTCTGTCCTTATGCTGCAGTGACCGTATTGTGAAAAATCTGTGAAGAGAATATTGTGCAGTGAATATTGCAGTGTGTTTAATGAGTTATTGGCCACACATGTGTAGCATCACATCAGGAACTTATTCATACAACGTCATTCAATTGTAACAGGGGAAAAACACTGTGTCCACACTGTTCATGACGAGTTGACATTtacaatatgaaatatgaaaattcTCATTAATGAACCATTGTCATGGTGTTTTATATGTCTGTATGAATCATAAAAACATCATCTTCCAACACAATGCATTAAAAAGTgcctataaatatttatttcagggatatatatttattatttcaccACAATTTGTTTGGCTTACTGTATGTACTCAAAAATCCAATACTTCCTTATCTGAATATAATAAAGCCTATAAACATTTATGCTAACAAGAACGTTCTCTCCTATTTTAAAAATTCCTGAAATTTTTGTGATGTAATAATTTACATTACAAAAGAAAGatgatttctttttaactcCATAATTCCCCCAGTTTAAGCTGCTGGTCATTCCTATCCCATTCCCCCTGAAGAGCTGCCCATGTACTGTGACTGGAGAGGACACTGGAGAGTCTGTTCCAGAGACAGAGTGAACCCACGCCCAcggtcagtctctctctctctggcacaCGGTCAGAC is from Hemibagrus wyckioides isolate EC202008001 linkage group LG24, SWU_Hwy_1.0, whole genome shotgun sequence and encodes:
- the si:dkey-89b17.4 gene encoding zinc finger protein 646 isoform X3; the protein is MAMHDMNRAKGFPCKECDMICPSTPSLLEHMKAHYHQEAIGRFECEQCGRIFKHASSLASHKKSHELGSFQCPVCTRTLPNAIALKNHLRIHTLSPSAQAEEENEDGVDEDRDYGLAQDLSDTGYRGLNSSSSSMMAGHDHDKQKSPGSEDAWDRPFKCDQCDRTYRHHGSLVNHKKSHQEGTYKCTVCYKQFSNLAALGAHERTHSKFKPPGMSMGSLVPEVSSEHRPPASQNDDLAACFCHLCQVSLPSKSDFQEHILLHNAASSSLGLTRSFPGIVPHNLSTVRSPAVNPYTPALGDPLPLPPLPDKRYDQMLGPPVNNPIYTCAYCGSGHSDVESLKLHYLTHESHPPPHAQVVSSILSSDGLGSNSQPSVSSPSGESRSQQQSSSIDDADRRFKCQECGKSYRHAGSLVNHKRCHQTGQYQCTICCKEYPHLAALHSHLRSHKSRSNSQGMNSEGDWLSSEPMTGLDSQQGFVHSQDQENGTTTPISLSGNLSDAAHFVPDSGHSSGLDSLEFHDRFDGSLAQGNSGHPQNSRQSDRNMCAEQGGMSNGYMGNMGFHSSSGTSLPASSSSLKEGNRHRRGHEQYGGSQSKRIEEKEEDGEVYQCTVCGNHYASLRALRSHLRSHGMNQGAGPSSSLSPVGEQEWRRRQEGSQASLLVCSICGQTFSKKHDLLNHQLVHGPPRPGGSGQGLGGGSSSANGKMDGRNHICVDCGMFFADRHHLITHLCPGKGRGGVLSKDLNGAKGMSGGAGTSSSAVGHRQMSGSDDRPHRCDQCGRGYRHPCSLLNHKKSHKTGVFRCLVCQKRYYNLLALKNHQRTHFDLKRHKCEECGKAFKIQKQLINHLRLHEEHRAKTGGQDQRIRSMNQHNGARYEGGPSQMQPMRMGDPKMQNPSQMMPNYGQPQGFKKPYAGARAQQVDDGSGRRPFACDQCGRTYRHAGSLANHKNLHKIGEYHCNVCNSTYPNRLAMKNHLRMHFALKKYSCQDCGRGFRNQRQLETHTTNQLCKDLPGPSVPPPMAPPPPSYECNGCSECFRSSSDLASHNCSAQLPSSSASLNSSGLTMDSGDLGSPEREERPFSCDLCGCSYKHASSLLNHKNTHKTGNFSCSYCDKPYTNYMALRNHMRIHTQKKRHICSTCGKAFRLARFLRNHQRVHEEGHARFGCPTCGKSFQGRSGLARHRCGDNQVGMEYRRKDTSSTSREGAEECRFTYMISNPASSGPFACRNSDFSEVWTV
- the si:dkey-89b17.4 gene encoding zinc finger protein 646 isoform X1; this translates as MAMHDMNRAKGFPCKECDMICPSTPSLLEHMKAHYHQEAIGRFECEQCGRIFKHASSLASHKKSHELGSFQCPVCTRTLPNAIALKNHLRIHTLSPSAQAEEENEDGVDEDRDYGLAQDLSDTGYRGLNSSSSSMMAGHDHDKQKSPGSEDAWDRPFKCDQCDRTYRHHGSLVNHKKSHQEGTYKCTVCYKQFSNLAALGAHERTHSKFKPPGMSMGSLVPEVSSEHRPPASQNDDLAACFCHLCQVSLPSKSDFQEHILLHNAASSSLGLTRSFPGIVPHNLSTVRSPAVNPYTPALGDPLPLPPLPDKRYDQMLGPPVNNPIYTCAYCGSGHSDVESLKLHYLTHESHPPPHAQVVSSILSSDGLGSNSQPSVSSPSGESRSQQQSSSIDDADRRFKCQECGKSYRHAGSLVNHKRCHQTGQYQCTICCKEYPHLAALHSHLRSHKSRSNSQGMNSEGDWLSSEPMTGLDSQQGFVHSQDQENGTTTPISLSGNLSDAAHFVPDSGHSSGLDSLEFHDRFDGSLAQGNSGHPQNSRQSDRNMCAEQGGMSNGYMGNMGFHSSSGTSLPASSSSLKEGNRHRRGHEQYGGSQSKRIEEKEEDGEVYQCTVCGNHYASLRALRSHLRSHGMNQGAGPSSSLSPVGEQEWRRRQEGSQASLLVCSICGQTFSKKHDLLNHQLVHGPPRPGGSGQGLGGGSSSANGKMDGRNHICVDCGMFFADRHHLITHLCPGKGRGGVLSKDLNGAKGMSGGAGTSSSAVGHRQMSGSDDRPHRCDQCGRGYRHPCSLLNHKKSHKTGVFRCLVCQKRYYNLLALKNHQRTHFDLKRHKCEECGKAFKIQKQLINHLRLHEEHRAKTGGQDQRIRSMNQHNGARYEGGPSQMQPMRMGDPKMQNPSQMMPNYGQPQGFKKPYAGARAQQVDDGSGRRPFACDQCGRTYRHAGSLANHKNLHKIGEYHCNVCNSTYPNRLAMKNHLRMHFALKKYSCQDCGRGFRNQRQLETHTTNQLCKDLPGPSVPPPMAPPPPSYECNGCSECFRSSSDLASHNCSAQLPSSSASLNSSGLTMDSGDLGSPEREERPFSCDLCGCSYKHASSLLNHKNTHKTGNFSCSYCDKPYTNYMALRNHMRIHTQKKRHICSTCGKAFRLARFLRNHQRVHEEGHARFGCPTCGKSFQGRSGLARHRCGDNQVGMEYRRKDTSSTSREGAEECRFTCEQCGRSYRHASSLLNHKNTHTVGIYHCAVCLKTYPNLLALKNHRRIHSELRRHRCAECGKAFRVFSHLQNHSRLHQKEHEFTCTQCQRTLPSQTSFRLHLQMHHGRAQKSSHYSHQQTPEGSSGGSSDLGWSSGLDLTLMQACHQNPPQRGCNDASRKSHVCDQCGRGYRHASSLLNHKNSHKSGTYYCSPCQKEFSNLMAYKNHRRIHTEPKRYQCADCGKAFRVSTQLVCHRRIHTKEKPFSCQQCDKRFSSKSNLRHHQKVHWSHNSSAPMGTSNFLSMPTGPFI
- the si:dkey-89b17.4 gene encoding zinc finger protein 646 isoform X4: MAMHDMNRAKGFPCKECDMICPSTPSLLEHMKAHYHQEAIGRFECEQCGRIFKHASSLASHKKSHELGSFQCPVCTRTLPNAIALKNHLRIHTLSPSAQAEEENEDGVDEDRDYGLAQDLSDTGYRGLNSSSSSMMAGHDHDKQKSPGSEDAWDRPFKCDQCDRTYRHHGSLVNHKKSHQEGTYKCTVCYKQFSNLAALGAHERTHSKFKPPGMSMGSLVPEVSSEHRPPASQNDDLAACFCHLCQVSLPSKSDFQEHILLHNAASSSLGLTRSFPGIVPHNLSTVRSPAVNPYTPALGDPLPLPPLPDKRYDQMLGPPVNNPIYTCAYCGSGHSDVESLKLHYLTHESHPPPHAQVVSSILSSDGLGSNSQPSVSSPSGESRSQQQSSSIDDADRRFKCQECGKSYRHAGSLVNHKRCHQTGQYQCTICCKEYPHLAALHSHLRSHKSRSNSQGMNSEGDWLSSEPMTGLDSQQGFVHSQDQENGTTTPISLSGNLSDAAHFVPDSGHSSGLDSLEFHDRFDGSLAQGNSGHPQNSRQSDRNMCAEQGGMSNGYMGNMGFHSSSGTSLPASSSSLKEGNRHRRGHEQYGGSQSKRIEEKEEDGEVYQCTVCGNHYASLRALRSHLRSHGMNQGAGPSSSLSPVGEQEWRRRQEGSQASLLVCSICGQTFSKKHDLLNHQLVHGPPRPGGSGQGLGGGSSSANGKMDGRNHICVDCGMFFADRHHLITHLCPGKGRGGVLSKDLNGAKGMSGGAGTSSSAVGHRQMSGSDDRPHRCDQCGRGYRHPCSLLNHKKSHKTGVFRCLVCQKRYYNLLALKNHQRTHFDLKRHKCEECGKAFKIQKQLINHLRLHEEHRAKTGGQDQRIRSMNQHNGARYEGGPSQMQPMRMGDPKMQNPSQMMPNYGQPQGFKKPYAGARAQQVDDGSGRRPFACDQCGRTYRHAGSLANHKNLHKIGEYHCNVCNSTYPNRLAMKNHLRMHFALKKYSCQDCGRGFRNQRQLETHTTNQLCKDLPGPSVPPPMAPPPPSYECNGCSECFRSSSDLASHNCSAQLPSSSASLNSSGLTMDSGDLGSPEREERPFSCDLCGCSYKHASSLLNHKNTHKTGNFSCSYCDKPYTNYMALRNHMRIHTQKKRHICSTCGKAFRLARFLRNHQRVHEEGHARFGCPTCGKSFQGRSGLARHRCGDNQVYDLQSGFLGTIRVPEFGFF
- the si:dkey-89b17.4 gene encoding zinc finger protein 646 isoform X2: MMAGHDHDKQKSPGSEDAWDRPFKCDQCDRTYRHHGSLVNHKKSHQEGTYKCTVCYKQFSNLAALGAHERTHSKFKPPGMSMGSLVPEVSSEHRPPASQNDDLAACFCHLCQVSLPSKSDFQEHILLHNAASSSLGLTRSFPGIVPHNLSTVRSPAVNPYTPALGDPLPLPPLPDKRYDQMLGPPVNNPIYTCAYCGSGHSDVESLKLHYLTHESHPPPHAQVVSSILSSDGLGSNSQPSVSSPSGESRSQQQSSSIDDADRRFKCQECGKSYRHAGSLVNHKRCHQTGQYQCTICCKEYPHLAALHSHLRSHKSRSNSQGMNSEGDWLSSEPMTGLDSQQGFVHSQDQENGTTTPISLSGNLSDAAHFVPDSGHSSGLDSLEFHDRFDGSLAQGNSGHPQNSRQSDRNMCAEQGGMSNGYMGNMGFHSSSGTSLPASSSSLKEGNRHRRGHEQYGGSQSKRIEEKEEDGEVYQCTVCGNHYASLRALRSHLRSHGMNQGAGPSSSLSPVGEQEWRRRQEGSQASLLVCSICGQTFSKKHDLLNHQLVHGPPRPGGSGQGLGGGSSSANGKMDGRNHICVDCGMFFADRHHLITHLCPGKGRGGVLSKDLNGAKGMSGGAGTSSSAVGHRQMSGSDDRPHRCDQCGRGYRHPCSLLNHKKSHKTGVFRCLVCQKRYYNLLALKNHQRTHFDLKRHKCEECGKAFKIQKQLINHLRLHEEHRAKTGGQDQRIRSMNQHNGARYEGGPSQMQPMRMGDPKMQNPSQMMPNYGQPQGFKKPYAGARAQQVDDGSGRRPFACDQCGRTYRHAGSLANHKNLHKIGEYHCNVCNSTYPNRLAMKNHLRMHFALKKYSCQDCGRGFRNQRQLETHTTNQLCKDLPGPSVPPPMAPPPPSYECNGCSECFRSSSDLASHNCSAQLPSSSASLNSSGLTMDSGDLGSPEREERPFSCDLCGCSYKHASSLLNHKNTHKTGNFSCSYCDKPYTNYMALRNHMRIHTQKKRHICSTCGKAFRLARFLRNHQRVHEEGHARFGCPTCGKSFQGRSGLARHRCGDNQVGMEYRRKDTSSTSREGAEECRFTCEQCGRSYRHASSLLNHKNTHTVGIYHCAVCLKTYPNLLALKNHRRIHSELRRHRCAECGKAFRVFSHLQNHSRLHQKEHEFTCTQCQRTLPSQTSFRLHLQMHHGRAQKSSHYSHQQTPEGSSGGSSDLGWSSGLDLTLMQACHQNPPQRGCNDASRKSHVCDQCGRGYRHASSLLNHKNSHKSGTYYCSPCQKEFSNLMAYKNHRRIHTEPKRYQCADCGKAFRVSTQLVCHRRIHTKEKPFSCQQCDKRFSSKSNLRHHQKVHWSHNSSAPMGTSNFLSMPTGPFI